The following proteins are encoded in a genomic region of Triticum dicoccoides isolate Atlit2015 ecotype Zavitan chromosome 1B, WEW_v2.0, whole genome shotgun sequence:
- the LOC119300650 gene encoding zinc finger protein ZAT12-like — translation MTKRFAFKEKEMARVLLLVSREQAKPMPMPMAVRGDRAPERVFVCKTCDRVFPSFQALGGHRASHKKPRLDDGGDLKPKLHGCSICDLEFAIGQALGGHMRRHRAMAMGGGVMAMPLPAVIKKHSGDNHAVVGEKRGLWLDLNHPPCDEYGSGSEGDDECSHDAAAAGYTFHQFLDTTIMAVDCV, via the coding sequence ATGACGAAGAGATTTGCTTTCAAGGAGAAGGAGATGGCACGCGTGCTTCTGCTTGTGTCGCGGGAGCAGGCGAAGCCCATGCCGATGCCGATGGCGGTGCGTGGAGACCGCGCCCCGGAGCGGGTGTTCGTGTGCAAGACGTGCGACCGCGTGTTCCCGTCTTTCCAGGCGCTGGGCGGGCACCGGGCCAGCCACAAGAAGCCGCGGCTGGACGACGGCGGCGACCTCAAGCCCAAGCTGCACGGATGCTCCATTTGCGACCTCGAGTTCGCCATCGGCCAGGCGCTCGGCGGCCACATGCGTCGCCACCGCGCTATGGCCATGGGAGGTGGCGTCATGGCCATGCCGCTGCCGGCAGTGATCAAGAAGCACAGCGGCGATAATCACGCTGTTGTCGGCGAAAAGCGCGGGCTGTGGCTCGACCTGAACCATCCACCTTGCGACGAGTACGGCTCCGGCAGCGAGGGCGATGACGAGTGCAGCCACGACGCAGCTGCTGCCGGGTACACGTTCCACCAGTTTCTGGATACCACCATCATGGCGGTGGACTGTGTCTAG